In Ketobacter sp. MCCC 1A13808, the sequence CACTAACGCACAGGCAACTAACACCACCTGAACCATGACCACCGTGTTCCACACATAGATTGAACGCCATTCCGGATGACGAAGTGCAAACCAGGGCATGAAAATAAACAGCAGCAGCATGGGCAGTGTCATCGTGGACATGACCAAGCAGGCTACTACATCACGCTTTTGCCGAAACCAGGTCTCAAGCCAAAGGAGCACTTCTTGCATTGTATGCTAAGCCCTCTTCAACTGTTGACACGATGCCATTACGCCCCTGCGCTTTCGCTTTGAACAAATTGGCATCGGCCAAGTGCATTAAGGCACCGGCATCCAATCCATTGCTTTCGACAATACCCATACTCAGCGTAACGTAAAAGGCATGGCCGTCGGATTGAAAGGCTTGGTTTTCCAGGCGCTGCTCAATACGCCGGCAAACCTGCAAAGCGCCTTGCAAGCCGGTTTCGGGCAGCAAAATGGCAAACTCTTCGCCACCAATCCGGGCAGGCAAATCGGCCGGTACCCGCATAACCTCTGTTAGCACTCCGGCAATACCTGCTAATACACTGTCACCGGCGATATGACCGTAACGATCATTCACCGATTTGAAATGGTCCGCATCCATCATCACCAAACTCAACGGCTGGTCAATGCGGTTCTGTCGCTGGCATTCTTCTTCCAGTCTTTGCATAAAATTACGGCGATTGGACAAGTTGGTGAGCGGATCGGTACGCGCCAGGCGTGATAAATGCGCGCGCTGATAGTCGTATTGGTCGAACAGAATCCAGGTAATGACTCCGTAAGCGAC encodes:
- a CDS encoding GGDEF domain-containing protein, which encodes MIHVIRSWLSRATPSQRCIAAIVLCTPFLLLFIMTQSVGLFVPDWRAMLVPGYVVMANAVLLVCIAIGWLVIALLWRNRMNTRPLPKTYAFVASVLGLAFTVEAILLGPMTYPAGLVIVGIIPIGIMLLDLRSVGLAFVMGVTLFWANDMATYAGFLDYAPGYGDQAFVDGQHQLIAEMLRSGTLYISLVAYGVITWILFDQYDYQRAHLSRLARTDPLTNLSNRRNFMQRLEEECQRQNRIDQPLSLVMMDADHFKSVNDRYGHIAGDSVLAGIAGVLTEVMRVPADLPARIGGEEFAILLPETGLQGALQVCRRIEQRLENQAFQSDGHAFYVTLSMGIVESNGLDAGALMHLADANLFKAKAQGRNGIVSTVEEGLAYNARSAPLA